A single window of Nocardioides baekrokdamisoli DNA harbors:
- a CDS encoding cold-shock protein: MPTGKVKWFDVEKGFGFLSQDGGQDVYVHADALPAGTAATLKAGTRVEFGIAQGRRGDQALQVRLLEAPTSVTRNQAAARRRKPEEMVLITENVIKLLDGIREGYEHDRSPSRDIAKKVAPALRALADEFEL; the protein is encoded by the coding sequence GTGCCGACTGGCAAGGTGAAGTGGTTCGACGTCGAGAAGGGTTTCGGCTTCCTGTCGCAGGACGGCGGTCAGGACGTGTACGTACACGCCGACGCGCTGCCGGCGGGCACTGCGGCGACCCTGAAGGCGGGGACCCGCGTCGAATTCGGGATCGCCCAGGGCCGTCGGGGCGACCAGGCGCTGCAGGTACGCCTGCTCGAGGCGCCCACGTCGGTGACCCGCAACCAGGCTGCCGCGCGTCGTCGCAAGCCGGAGGAGATGGTCCTGATCACGGAGAACGTGATCAAGCTGCTCGACGGCATCCGTGAGGGGTACGAGCACGATCGTTCGCCGTCGCGCGACATTGCGAAGAAGGTCGCTCCGGCGCTGCGTGCGCTCGCGGACGAGTTCGAGCTCTGA
- a CDS encoding MFS transporter, with translation MSWQAPPPPYGDPPPPLEQEARRRRRGAAVARGLGRTGVWAARTARRAADAQGADVSGLNRLLEVHAVNAAADAAVAISLAGSLFATPATGGHGGRGSVALYLLLTMLPFAVVAPLLGPFLDRFAHGRRWAIGGSMAARAFLCWVLSTALPHQTVWMFPAALGILVMSKAYGVTKAAAVPRLIPAGFTLVKTNGRVSMAGMVGVAVSAPMAGLMSLIGAEWVLRWGFLLFVLATIAAIRLPAQVDHSAGEEGSHLRGLEGGRLRIPPPVTYALRANCAPKWTSGFMLMFMSFYLQKYPLPGLSILMSLGLLAGAAGLGNLIGVTAASLLRNVPPRLTVSVVVVADAVVAIIAAIAFNTWTVIAFALVAGLGQSLAKFALDSTIQQHIPAHIQTSAFARAETALQLAWVVGGFVGIALPLTHNAHIGFWTAGVVLSGWGAYVLSRRTATPAPVLPT, from the coding sequence ATGTCCTGGCAGGCCCCTCCTCCCCCGTACGGCGACCCGCCACCTCCGCTCGAGCAGGAGGCTCGTCGCCGGCGGCGCGGAGCTGCGGTGGCTCGTGGCCTCGGGCGGACCGGGGTCTGGGCGGCGCGTACGGCCCGCCGCGCAGCTGACGCGCAGGGCGCCGACGTCTCGGGACTGAACCGCCTGCTCGAGGTCCACGCCGTCAACGCAGCGGCCGACGCTGCCGTGGCGATCTCGCTCGCCGGCTCGCTGTTCGCCACGCCCGCGACGGGCGGCCACGGCGGACGCGGCAGCGTGGCGCTCTATCTCCTGCTCACGATGCTGCCGTTTGCCGTCGTCGCCCCGCTGCTCGGGCCCTTCCTCGACCGGTTCGCCCACGGGCGCCGCTGGGCCATCGGCGGATCGATGGCTGCGCGCGCGTTCCTCTGCTGGGTGCTCTCCACCGCCCTGCCGCACCAAACGGTGTGGATGTTCCCCGCGGCGCTGGGGATCCTGGTGATGTCCAAGGCGTACGGCGTCACGAAAGCGGCGGCGGTCCCGCGACTCATCCCTGCAGGATTCACGCTGGTCAAGACCAACGGCCGCGTCTCGATGGCCGGCATGGTCGGCGTCGCCGTGTCAGCCCCGATGGCCGGGCTGATGTCGCTGATCGGGGCCGAATGGGTGCTGCGATGGGGCTTCCTGCTCTTCGTCCTCGCGACCATTGCCGCGATCAGGCTGCCTGCGCAGGTCGATCACAGCGCCGGCGAAGAAGGTTCCCACCTGCGCGGCCTCGAGGGCGGTCGACTGCGCATCCCGCCGCCGGTCACGTACGCACTGCGCGCGAACTGCGCACCGAAGTGGACCAGCGGGTTCATGTTGATGTTCATGTCGTTCTACCTGCAGAAGTACCCGCTGCCAGGCCTGAGCATCCTGATGTCGCTCGGACTCCTGGCCGGCGCCGCGGGTCTTGGCAACCTGATCGGCGTCACGGCAGCGTCACTGCTGCGCAACGTGCCGCCGCGTCTGACGGTGTCCGTGGTGGTCGTCGCCGACGCCGTGGTCGCGATCATCGCGGCCATCGCGTTCAACACCTGGACGGTGATCGCCTTCGCGCTCGTCGCAGGACTGGGTCAGTCACTCGCCAAGTTCGCACTCGACTCGACCATCCAGCAACACATCCCGGCCCACATCCAGACGTCCGCGTTCGCGCGTGCCGAGACTGCCCTGCAACTCGCGTGGGTGGTCGGCGGATTCGTCGGCATCGCCCTCCCGCTCACGCACAACGCGCACATCGGGTTCTGGACAGCAGGCGTCGTGCTGAGCGGCTGGGGCGCGTACGTGCTCAGCCGACGCACGGCGACGCCGGCACCGGTCCTGCCGACATGA